A genomic stretch from Flavobacterium nitratireducens includes:
- a CDS encoding FtsW/RodA/SpoVE family cell cycle protein: protein MKKLINRLKGDKGIWSFVALLALFSFMPVFSASSNLAYLGHGTGNTLGYLVKHLAHVACGFFIIYYVHKVPYHYFRSISKWMLPIVWIILAITMIKGTMIGGANASRWLQIPFVGISFQPSAFAALVLYVFVARYLSKTRTEPIDFIESLRQLWLPVFITLMFILPSNFSTTALIFSMILMLVFIGKYPMRFIGIIVGSGVLFLVFFVLIAKAFPDAKFFSRVSTWESRIENFSTDKPDEDDYQIEKAKIAIASGKIYGLGPGKSVQKNFLPQSSSDFIYAIIVEEYGLIGGLGVLGLYLLLLFRFVVASHKANTLFGKLVVIGLGFPMIFQAMINMAVAVELLPVTGQTLPLISSGGTSIWMTCIALGIIIGVTKKEEEIEQEQKEAAKREEAVQRLIDAELAAEENRNESYSIEDKVSNPMNAVLNK from the coding sequence ATGAAAAAACTAATTAACAGATTAAAAGGGGATAAAGGTATTTGGTCATTCGTGGCCTTATTGGCTTTGTTTTCCTTTATGCCTGTTTTTAGTGCGAGTAGTAATTTGGCCTATCTAGGTCATGGAACTGGAAATACCTTGGGTTATTTGGTAAAACATTTGGCACACGTAGCCTGCGGATTTTTTATCATTTATTATGTACACAAAGTTCCTTATCATTATTTCCGTTCGATATCCAAATGGATGTTGCCAATTGTTTGGATTATTCTAGCAATCACAATGATTAAGGGAACGATGATTGGTGGTGCAAATGCTAGTAGATGGCTCCAAATTCCGTTTGTTGGGATTTCGTTTCAGCCTTCTGCTTTTGCAGCTTTGGTGCTTTATGTATTTGTAGCGCGCTATTTGTCAAAAACTCGAACTGAACCTATTGATTTCATAGAATCATTAAGACAGTTGTGGTTACCGGTATTTATAACTTTGATGTTTATTTTGCCATCCAATTTTTCTACTACTGCACTTATTTTTTCAATGATATTAATGTTGGTTTTCATTGGGAAATATCCAATGAGATTCATTGGGATTATTGTAGGTTCTGGGGTTTTGTTTTTAGTGTTTTTTGTGTTGATTGCTAAAGCATTCCCGGATGCAAAGTTCTTTAGTAGGGTGAGTACTTGGGAAAGCCGAATTGAAAATTTTAGCACCGATAAACCAGATGAGGATGATTACCAAATTGAGAAAGCTAAAATTGCGATTGCTTCGGGAAAAATATATGGTTTAGGTCCAGGAAAGAGTGTTCAGAAAAACTTTTTGCCTCAATCTTCTTCCGATTTTATTTACGCCATTATTGTAGAAGAATACGGCTTAATTGGAGGATTAGGAGTTCTAGGTTTGTATTTGTTGTTGCTTTTCCGTTTTGTGGTAGCCTCCCATAAGGCAAATACATTGTTTGGGAAGTTGGTGGTAATAGGATTGGGATTTCCCATGATTTTTCAGGCGATGATTAATATGGCTGTTGCCGTTGAATTATTACCCGTTACTGGACAAACCTTGCCTTTAATTAGTAGTGGAGGGACATCTATTTGGATGACTTGTATTGCACTAGGGATAATTATTGGTGTTACCAAAAAAGAAGAAGAAATTGAACAAGAACAAAAAGAAGCGGCTAAACGAGAAGAAGCAGTTCAACGATTAATAGATGCAGAATTAGCTGCTGAAGAAAATAGAAACGAGAGCTATTCAATTGAGGATAAAGTTTCTAATCCGATGAACGCAGTTTTGAATAAATAA
- the murD gene encoding UDP-N-acetylmuramoyl-L-alanine--D-glutamate ligase, producing MRLVVLGGGESGVGTAILGKQKGYEVFVSDYGKIKDSYKEVLIQNGVEWEDEKHTESLILNADVVMKSPGIPDKAPIVKKLVEKGIPVISEIEFAAPFTNAITIGITGSNGKTTTTMLTYHLLKSAGLNVGLAGNIGKSFAEQVAEDKYDSYVLELSSFQLDGIVNYKPHIAIITNISPDHLDRYDYKYENYIESKFRITMNQTEEDYLIYDADDEAISEWLKKNKTKAKLIPFSLTQTFEEGAFIKDNTMESIINQEEFKMETESIALEGKHNLKNAMAATSVAKLMQIRKATIRESLSNFQGVEHRLEKVLKIQNVQYINDSKATNVNAAFFALDSMTTPTVWIVGGVDKGNDYNELMALVREKVKAIICLGVDNRKIIDAFGNVVDIMVEVNTMNDAVKMAQRITEKGDTVLLSPACASFDLFENYEDRGRQFKDAVHNL from the coding sequence ATGAGATTAGTTGTTTTAGGCGGTGGTGAAAGCGGAGTAGGTACTGCTATTCTCGGGAAACAAAAAGGATATGAAGTTTTTGTTTCCGATTATGGAAAAATAAAAGACAGTTACAAAGAAGTTCTTATACAAAACGGTGTTGAATGGGAGGATGAAAAACATACCGAATCCTTAATTCTAAATGCCGATGTGGTGATGAAAAGTCCAGGGATTCCTGATAAGGCCCCCATTGTTAAGAAACTAGTCGAAAAAGGGATTCCAGTGATTTCAGAAATTGAATTTGCAGCTCCTTTTACTAATGCCATCACGATAGGAATTACAGGAAGTAATGGAAAAACAACCACAACAATGCTTACTTACCATTTGTTAAAATCGGCAGGTTTGAATGTAGGTTTAGCTGGGAATATTGGGAAGAGTTTTGCAGAGCAGGTGGCCGAAGATAAGTACGATAGCTATGTGTTGGAATTAAGTAGTTTTCAATTGGATGGAATCGTCAATTACAAGCCTCATATTGCTATTATTACCAATATAAGTCCGGATCATTTAGATCGATACGATTATAAATATGAGAATTATATTGAATCGAAATTTAGAATCACAATGAACCAAACGGAAGAGGATTATCTCATTTATGATGCAGATGATGAAGCGATTTCAGAATGGTTAAAAAAGAATAAAACAAAAGCAAAATTAATACCTTTTTCATTGACACAAACATTTGAAGAAGGTGCCTTTATAAAAGATAATACAATGGAATCAATCATTAATCAAGAAGAGTTCAAAATGGAAACCGAATCAATTGCCTTAGAAGGAAAACACAATCTTAAAAATGCAATGGCAGCCACTTCTGTAGCAAAATTGATGCAAATTAGAAAAGCTACCATTCGCGAAAGTTTATCTAATTTCCAAGGTGTTGAACACCGTCTTGAAAAAGTGTTGAAAATTCAAAATGTGCAATACATTAATGATTCGAAAGCGACTAATGTAAATGCTGCTTTTTTTGCATTGGATAGTATGACTACACCGACAGTTTGGATTGTTGGAGGTGTAGATAAAGGGAATGATTATAATGAATTAATGGCTTTGGTTCGCGAGAAAGTGAAAGCAATTATTTGTTTAGGAGTAGATAATCGCAAAATTATTGATGCTTTTGGAAACGTAGTGGACATCATGGTAGAAGTAAACACAATGAATGATGCTGTTAAAATGGCGCAACGTATTACTGAAAAAGGCGATACGGTTTTATTGTCTCCTGCTTGTGCAAGTTTTGATTTATTTGAAAACTACGAAGATAGAGGGCGTCAATTTAAAGATGCAGTACATAATTTGTAA
- the mraY gene encoding phospho-N-acetylmuramoyl-pentapeptide-transferase: protein MLYYLFDYFNKVLNLSGTGVFQYITFRSSLAFILSLLLSTIYGKRVIKFLQRQQVGETIRELGLEGQNEKAGTPTMGGLIIIFATLIPVLLFAKLHNIYIVLLIVTTLWMGTIGFIDDYIKIFKKDKQGLKGIFKVVGQVGLGLIVGSVLYFNPHVTVRTDTGKTDVFKVISQTELVAPAPVYEKSTATTIPFFKNNEFDYAELLAWTGDGYEKWAWLIFIPVVIFIITAVSNGANLTDGIDGLAAGTSAISVLALAIFTFVSGNIIFSNYLNIMYIPNSGEMTVFIASFAGALIGFLWYNSYPASVFMGDTGSLTIGGIIAVLAIAVRKELLIPLLCGIFLVENLSVVLQVSYFKYTKKRTGEGKRIFLMSPLHHHYQKKGYHESKIVTRFWIVAILLAILSIVTLKLR from the coding sequence ATGCTGTATTATTTATTCGATTATTTCAACAAAGTATTAAATCTTTCTGGAACAGGAGTTTTCCAGTACATTACTTTTAGATCGTCGTTAGCTTTTATTCTATCGTTGTTGTTGTCGACAATTTACGGTAAAAGAGTAATTAAATTTTTGCAAAGACAACAAGTAGGTGAAACTATTCGAGAACTTGGTTTGGAAGGACAAAATGAAAAAGCGGGTACACCTACAATGGGAGGACTAATTATCATTTTTGCAACCTTAATTCCAGTTTTGTTGTTTGCCAAATTGCATAATATTTACATTGTGTTGCTTATTGTGACCACTTTATGGATGGGAACAATTGGTTTTATTGATGATTATATTAAAATTTTCAAAAAAGACAAACAAGGTTTAAAAGGAATTTTTAAAGTGGTTGGTCAAGTTGGATTAGGATTAATTGTTGGTAGCGTATTATATTTCAATCCTCATGTTACTGTTCGAACTGATACGGGTAAAACGGATGTTTTTAAAGTAATTAGTCAAACGGAACTAGTTGCTCCAGCTCCGGTTTATGAAAAATCGACCGCTACCACAATTCCATTTTTTAAAAATAACGAATTTGATTACGCTGAATTATTAGCTTGGACAGGGGATGGTTATGAAAAATGGGCGTGGTTAATTTTTATTCCAGTAGTGATTTTTATCATAACGGCTGTTTCTAACGGTGCCAACTTAACTGATGGTATTGATGGACTCGCAGCGGGAACTTCCGCTATATCGGTCTTGGCATTGGCCATATTTACATTCGTTTCGGGGAATATCATTTTCTCTAATTACTTAAATATTATGTATATCCCTAACTCAGGTGAAATGACTGTGTTTATAGCGTCATTTGCAGGAGCTCTTATTGGATTTTTATGGTATAACTCCTATCCAGCTTCGGTTTTTATGGGAGATACGGGTAGTTTGACTATTGGAGGTATCATCGCAGTTTTGGCTATTGCTGTTCGTAAAGAATTGTTGATTCCGCTATTATGTGGAATTTTCTTGGTGGAAAATTTATCCGTGGTTTTGCAAGTAAGTTATTTTAAATATACTAAGAAACGCACAGGAGAAGGAAAGCGAATTTTCCTGATGTCGCCTTTACATCATCATTATCAAAAGAAAGGCTATCATGAAAGTAAAATTGTTACTCGATTTTGGATTGTAGCCATCTTATTAGCCATACTTTCAATAGTTACCTTAAAATTAAGATAA
- a CDS encoding UDP-N-acetylmuramoyl-L-alanyl-D-glutamate--2,6-diaminopimelate ligase: MIILKDILYRVAIEAVHGSTDIAIGKLDFDSRKIQAGDVFVAIRGTVSDGHDYIQKAIDLGAKAIVCDSFPEQFVSDVTYVKVDDTNKAMAFLAANYFGDPSEKLKLVGITGTNGKTTIASLLYQLFKKAGFKVGLLSTVKILVDDVEFKATHTTPDSITINYYLNEMIQSGVEYCFMEVSSHGIHQKRTEALHFAGGVFTNLSHDHLDYHATFAEYRDVKKSFFDNLPKTAFAISNIDDKNGAVMLQNSIARKRTYALKSYADYKAQILENLLSGLLLKIEGNEVWVKLIGVFNAYNLLAIYATAIELGLDKLETLRLLSELESVSGRFQYIVSDTNITAIVDYAHTPDALENVLKTINEVRTKNEQLITIVGCGGNRDKAKRPIMAGIASELSNKAILTSDNPRDEDPDDIIAEMEKGVPPQNHKKVFAVTDRKQAIKIACQLAQPKDIILIAGKGHETYQEIKGVRTDFDDMKIVKEILEQLHK, encoded by the coding sequence GTGATTATTTTAAAAGACATATTATATAGAGTTGCAATTGAAGCTGTACATGGTTCGACAGATATTGCTATCGGTAAATTGGATTTTGATTCCAGAAAAATTCAAGCTGGTGATGTATTTGTTGCTATTCGCGGAACCGTTTCGGATGGTCATGATTATATTCAAAAAGCAATCGATTTAGGAGCTAAAGCTATTGTATGTGATAGCTTTCCAGAGCAGTTTGTTAGCGATGTGACCTATGTAAAAGTGGATGATACCAATAAAGCAATGGCTTTTTTAGCTGCAAATTATTTTGGAGATCCATCAGAAAAATTAAAGTTAGTAGGCATTACTGGTACTAACGGAAAAACTACCATTGCTTCTTTGTTATATCAGTTGTTTAAAAAAGCAGGTTTCAAAGTTGGGTTACTTTCAACAGTTAAAATTTTAGTTGATGATGTAGAGTTTAAAGCTACTCATACTACACCTGATTCCATTACGATAAATTACTACTTGAATGAGATGATTCAATCAGGAGTCGAATATTGTTTTATGGAAGTGAGTTCGCATGGAATTCATCAAAAAAGAACAGAAGCATTGCATTTCGCTGGAGGTGTTTTTACTAATTTGTCCCACGACCATTTAGATTATCATGCCACATTTGCAGAGTATAGAGATGTTAAAAAATCATTTTTTGACAATTTACCTAAAACTGCTTTTGCTATTTCGAACATCGATGATAAGAATGGAGCAGTGATGTTGCAAAACAGTATTGCTAGAAAAAGAACCTATGCTTTGAAATCCTATGCCGATTATAAAGCACAAATCTTAGAAAACTTATTGTCAGGTTTATTATTGAAAATAGAGGGCAATGAAGTTTGGGTGAAGTTAATAGGTGTTTTTAATGCGTATAATCTTTTAGCGATTTATGCAACTGCTATCGAATTAGGTTTAGATAAGTTAGAAACCCTTCGATTATTATCAGAGTTAGAAAGCGTTTCAGGAAGATTCCAATATATCGTTTCAGATACGAATATCACTGCAATTGTAGATTATGCACATACGCCTGATGCCTTAGAAAATGTATTGAAAACCATCAATGAAGTTCGCACAAAAAATGAACAATTAATTACCATTGTAGGTTGTGGGGGAAATAGAGACAAGGCAAAAAGACCTATTATGGCTGGAATTGCTTCTGAGTTGAGCAACAAAGCCATATTGACATCTGATAATCCTCGTGATGAAGATCCGGATGATATTATTGCAGAAATGGAAAAAGGAGTGCCTCCACAAAATCATAAAAAAGTTTTTGCGGTTACCGATAGAAAACAAGCGATCAAAATTGCATGTCAATTGGCTCAGCCAAAAGATATCATTTTGATTGCAGGAAAAGGACATGAAACCTATCAAGAAATCAAAGGTGTTCGCACTGATTTTGACGATATGAAAATTGTAAAAGAAATTTTAGAACAACTACATAAATAG
- a CDS encoding penicillin-binding protein translates to MAVDDKYISYRIYLVAFAIFLIALAVAVKLTNIQWVEGDYYRELAKERTVKNFVIPANKGNIYSADGSLLATSIPKYTIRFDALAPTKENFEKYVNDLSDSLATVLNKSSFYYQNELRKARANNNRYFLVARDLSYTEYVKIKGFPLFELGPYKGGIIIDQKTVREHPIGKIAERTIGYERKYDAGHTDGKGIEWAYREYLNGKDGRILKQKIAKGQWKPIRDMNEVDPLDGYDVISTIDVYIQDIAHHALLKQLEDYEADHGCVVVMETHTGQVKAISNLGRANDGTYYETTNYAVAESHEPGSTFKLVDLMTILEDKVADTSTVYDTYGGVIKYSGKSVRDSHEGGYGKISLARGFELSSNTVLVQAVYNNYKSNPSKFVNRVNSYGLNKRLNMDFKGEGRPFIPQPSDKNWSNISLPWMAFGYGVSVTPMQTLAYYNAVANGGVMVRPQFVSEIKEWNRTIKKMEPVVINPKICSDATLAKLKAVLKNVVKKGTGSKLYSKDFPMAGKTGTAQVNYGKRDGSGLYYASSFVGYFPADAPKYSCIVVVHKPNTANNNYYGADVAGPVFKRIAQKIFTEVPSTNEIKKLDGKIAKQEKNYNAYYAKLQKTNQLIPNVKGMPGMDAIALLENLGLRVRTKGIGKVKNQSLKAGQNITKNTTITLELS, encoded by the coding sequence ATGGCAGTAGATGATAAATACATATCGTACCGAATCTATCTGGTTGCTTTTGCTATTTTTTTAATAGCATTAGCAGTGGCTGTTAAGCTTACTAATATTCAGTGGGTAGAGGGAGATTATTATCGTGAATTAGCCAAAGAAAGAACAGTTAAGAACTTTGTTATACCAGCTAATAAAGGAAATATTTACTCGGCTGATGGAAGTTTATTGGCTACTTCAATTCCTAAATACACCATTCGTTTTGATGCTTTGGCGCCTACAAAAGAAAATTTTGAAAAATATGTCAACGACTTATCTGATTCTTTGGCTACTGTTTTAAATAAATCTTCTTTTTATTATCAAAATGAATTGCGAAAAGCGAGAGCTAACAACAATCGCTATTTTTTAGTTGCCAGAGATTTGAGTTACACCGAATATGTGAAGATTAAAGGTTTTCCTTTATTTGAATTAGGACCTTATAAAGGTGGGATTATAATTGATCAAAAAACAGTTAGAGAACACCCAATAGGTAAAATTGCCGAAAGAACTATTGGTTACGAAAGAAAATACGATGCAGGTCATACGGATGGTAAAGGAATCGAATGGGCTTACAGAGAATATCTAAATGGTAAAGACGGTAGAATTTTAAAACAAAAAATTGCGAAAGGACAATGGAAACCTATTCGTGATATGAACGAAGTAGATCCTTTAGATGGATATGATGTGATTTCTACCATTGATGTTTATATTCAGGATATAGCGCATCATGCTTTGTTGAAACAATTAGAAGATTATGAAGCCGACCATGGTTGTGTAGTGGTAATGGAAACGCACACTGGTCAGGTAAAAGCTATTTCTAATTTAGGTCGTGCTAATGACGGAACATATTATGAAACAACTAATTATGCTGTAGCCGAATCTCATGAACCAGGTTCTACTTTTAAATTAGTGGATTTAATGACCATATTAGAGGATAAAGTTGCTGATACTAGTACGGTCTATGATACTTATGGTGGTGTAATAAAATATTCTGGTAAATCAGTTAGAGATTCGCATGAAGGCGGTTATGGGAAGATTTCTTTGGCAAGAGGTTTTGAGCTTTCTTCTAATACTGTTTTAGTTCAGGCTGTTTACAATAATTATAAAAGCAATCCTTCCAAATTTGTTAATCGTGTTAATTCTTATGGATTGAACAAACGTTTGAATATGGATTTTAAGGGGGAAGGACGTCCTTTTATTCCGCAACCTTCTGATAAGAATTGGTCTAATATTTCCTTGCCTTGGATGGCTTTTGGTTATGGTGTTTCGGTTACGCCAATGCAAACATTAGCTTATTATAATGCAGTGGCTAATGGTGGTGTAATGGTAAGACCGCAATTTGTATCTGAAATTAAAGAATGGAACAGAACCATAAAAAAAATGGAACCAGTTGTTATCAATCCAAAAATATGTTCAGATGCTACTTTGGCTAAACTAAAAGCAGTGTTGAAAAATGTGGTTAAAAAAGGAACAGGTTCTAAGTTGTATTCTAAAGATTTTCCTATGGCTGGAAAAACCGGAACAGCTCAGGTAAATTATGGAAAAAGAGATGGCTCAGGATTGTATTATGCTTCTTCATTCGTTGGATATTTTCCAGCAGATGCACCTAAATATTCTTGTATTGTAGTGGTTCATAAACCTAATACTGCCAATAATAATTATTATGGTGCTGATGTGGCAGGGCCCGTTTTTAAGCGTATTGCACAAAAGATTTTTACCGAAGTTCCTTCGACTAATGAGATTAAGAAATTAGATGGAAAGATTGCAAAACAGGAGAAAAATTATAATGCCTATTATGCAAAGCTTCAAAAAACAAATCAATTGATTCCAAATGTTAAAGGGATGCCTGGCATGGATGCTATTGCTTTATTAGAAAATTTAGGATTAAGAGTGAGGACAAAGGGGATTGGAAAAGTGAAAAATCAATCTCTAAAAGCAGGGCAAAATATTACTAAAAACACAACTATAACCTTAGAATTATCGTGA
- a CDS encoding FtsL-like putative cell division protein — protein MSIYNLLKARFLIDDDAIKNWRFIVFLIVLAIIMIANTQRYEQKVFKIAELSAEVKELRSEFVDKRSELMKLRMESTVSQKMEERQIFPSTVPPVKIKVKKEVEKTFLQKLWQ, from the coding sequence ATGAGTATTTATAATCTATTAAAAGCAAGATTTTTAATCGATGATGATGCGATTAAAAATTGGCGTTTTATAGTTTTTCTTATTGTGTTGGCTATCATTATGATTGCTAATACGCAACGATACGAACAAAAGGTTTTTAAGATCGCCGAATTGAGTGCTGAAGTTAAAGAACTGCGTTCGGAATTTGTTGATAAGCGTTCGGAATTGATGAAACTTCGAATGGAATCTACAGTTTCTCAAAAAATGGAGGAAAGACAAATTTTTCCTTCCACAGTACCACCTGTAAAAATTAAAGTAAAAAAAGAAGTTGAAAAAACTTTTCTTCAAAAGTTATGGCAGTAG
- the mraZ gene encoding division/cell wall cluster transcriptional repressor MraZ: MNSIVGTYECKVDAKGRVLLPAPLKKQLAASLQDGFVLKRSVFQPCLELYPMEEWNLMMQKINKLNRFVKKNNDFIRKFTAGVKVVEIDALGRLLVPKDLVSFASITKDVVFSSAVNIVEVWDKDLYEKSMDDGVDFADLAEEVMGNINEDDNGIS; this comes from the coding sequence TTGAACTCAATAGTTGGAACATATGAATGTAAAGTCGATGCTAAAGGAAGGGTTTTGTTGCCTGCACCTTTGAAAAAGCAATTGGCTGCTTCTCTTCAAGACGGATTTGTTTTGAAGCGTTCAGTGTTTCAGCCTTGTTTGGAGTTATATCCAATGGAGGAGTGGAATTTGATGATGCAAAAAATCAACAAGTTAAATCGATTTGTAAAAAAGAATAATGACTTTATCCGCAAGTTTACTGCTGGTGTTAAAGTGGTTGAAATTGATGCTTTGGGTAGATTATTAGTGCCTAAAGATTTAGTGAGTTTTGCAAGTATTACTAAAGACGTGGTTTTTTCATCTGCAGTTAATATTGTTGAGGTTTGGGACAAAGATTTATATGAAAAGTCGATGGATGACGGTGTTGATTTTGCAGACTTGGCTGAAGAGGTAATGGGTAATATAAATGAAGACGACAATGGAATATCATAA
- a CDS encoding alpha/beta fold hydrolase: MDKNYKKEGRYSYYEAGEGTPIVILHGLMGGLSNFDGVASYFSGKGYKIVIPDLPIYTQSLLKTNVKAFAKYVKDFISFKGFDRVILLGNSLGGHIALYHTKMYPEKVAGLVITGSSGLYESAMGDSYPKRGDYEYIKKKAEDVFYDPKIATPELIDEVYATVNDRIKLIKTLTIAKSAIRHNMAKDLPKMHVQTCIIWGKNDKVTPPEVATEFNKLLPNSTLYWIDKCGHAAMMEHPDEFNNLLEEWLKKTNL, translated from the coding sequence ATGGACAAAAACTACAAAAAAGAAGGCCGATACAGTTACTATGAAGCTGGCGAAGGAACTCCAATTGTTATATTACACGGTTTAATGGGAGGCTTAAGTAATTTTGATGGTGTAGCTAGTTACTTCTCTGGCAAAGGATACAAAATAGTTATTCCAGACCTACCTATTTACACCCAAAGCTTACTAAAAACAAACGTAAAAGCGTTTGCCAAATACGTTAAAGATTTTATTAGTTTCAAAGGTTTTGACCGCGTCATTCTACTAGGAAATTCTCTAGGAGGTCATATTGCTTTATATCATACAAAAATGTATCCAGAAAAAGTAGCCGGACTAGTAATAACAGGTAGCTCAGGACTTTACGAAAGTGCCATGGGAGACAGCTATCCAAAAAGAGGCGACTACGAATACATCAAGAAAAAAGCGGAAGACGTATTTTACGACCCAAAAATTGCCACTCCCGAATTAATCGATGAAGTTTACGCAACTGTAAACGACCGTATCAAATTGATCAAAACGTTGACCATTGCCAAAAGTGCAATCCGTCATAATATGGCTAAAGATTTACCCAAAATGCATGTACAAACCTGTATTATTTGGGGAAAAAACGATAAAGTTACCCCACCAGAAGTAGCAACCGAATTCAACAAATTATTACCAAATTCAACCTTATACTGGATAGACAAATGTGGTCACGCGGCCATGATGGAACACCCAGATGAATTCAACAATCTATTAGAAGAATGGCTTAAAAAAACCAATTTATAA
- the yihA gene encoding ribosome biogenesis GTP-binding protein YihA/YsxC, protein MKINSAEFIISNSDVSKCPKDFLPEYAFIGRSNVGKSSLINMLTNHKKLAKTSARPGKTQLINHFLINKNWFLVDLPGYGYAKVSKKTKNVFQQFITDYFEKREQLACAFVLIDIRHEAQAIDIEFMTYMGESEIPFCIIFTKADKISKGKVSAHIAAYKKQMFANNWAEMPPYFVTSSTEGIGKDELLQYIDEVNQEIFKNNSPI, encoded by the coding sequence ATGAAAATCAATTCCGCCGAATTTATAATTAGCAACTCTGATGTAAGCAAATGTCCTAAAGACTTCTTGCCTGAATATGCTTTTATCGGCAGGTCAAATGTGGGTAAGTCATCATTAATCAACATGTTGACAAACCATAAAAAACTAGCAAAAACATCAGCCAGACCAGGAAAGACGCAACTTATCAACCATTTTTTAATTAACAAAAACTGGTTCTTAGTCGATTTACCCGGATACGGCTACGCAAAGGTTTCTAAGAAAACTAAAAACGTTTTCCAGCAATTCATCACCGATTATTTTGAAAAAAGGGAACAATTAGCCTGCGCCTTTGTATTAATCGACATTCGCCATGAAGCGCAAGCCATAGATATAGAATTCATGACCTACATGGGAGAAAGCGAAATCCCTTTTTGCATTATCTTTACTAAAGCCGATAAAATCAGCAAAGGAAAAGTTAGCGCTCATATTGCAGCATACAAAAAACAAATGTTTGCAAACAATTGGGCCGAAATGCCTCCTTACTTTGTAACTTCTTCAACAGAAGGAATAGGAAAAGATGAACTATTACAATACATAGACGAGGTTAATCAAGAAATTTTCAAAAACAACAGCCCTATTTAA